One window from the genome of Elaeis guineensis isolate ETL-2024a chromosome 5, EG11, whole genome shotgun sequence encodes:
- the LOC105044801 gene encoding mini-chromosome maintenance complex-binding protein, with translation MVGLPYDFLANPLGAVRLSFEKAVAAARPDVDPPAAFRGKDWGAVDLFRDFLFEQGGLSQVPILDASTIRWIQPNTLVRFRGMVQDMLGNEFYIGAYKDGSIWRANKFTDSALFPMPPDYETQLWERHLFHCVPIPGQNSWTVELSPSPTVRDMLGCCTSQHGEKRRREEDADGVDLNCSDHGDQTSPSSSKKQKEDEYVCHPSHSSEELVNHVCVLQQSNVVHFDTSSLSCLVKVYDMPESHIKLNDVLEFIGIYTFDPDLVIHKDDSDDLMDDLMEDVMVHLPPSKVPRIHCLVCRKLAVQDFLSNYHVIEPLPGIVKGIRESLLGHLSMVLGNDGLAAQCVLLHLLSRLRARVDVVTVGKLSLNLTSFTRESASIFGNQLTAAIQMLLPFTHAIPLTVEYLNTATLKPRKNNQTGRLVAGVLQLAEGTHLTLDETHMQAGVLDSNGVENTRLLKHLMEWQMVEYDFEYYKLEMAADVQLLILSEGKSNILPADLVLPFRPTAVATAVNPSAEDLQAWRWYLATLKSLPHSSEPEMHQLLQDELVSAMREDRGLGCTDLNRLLTMAQLMSASFGEKALSLEHWQMVKELERLRKERLKQTGLSNQQQ, from the exons ATGGTTGGGCTACCGTACGATTTCCTGGCCAATCCTCTGGGAGCCGTGCGGCTATCGTTCGAGAAGGCGGTGGCGGCGGCGCGGCCCGACGTCGATCCCCCGGCGGCCTTCAGAGGCAAGGACTGGGGGGCGGTGGACCTCTTCCGCGACTTCCTCTTCGAACAGGGCGGCCTCTCCCAG GTGCCAATTCTTGATGCATCAACTATTCGATGGATTCAGCCCAATACCCTGGTGCGCTTCAGGGGAATGGTGCAAGATATGCTTGGCAATGAGTTTTATATTGGTGCTTACAAG GATGGGTCTATATGGAGGGCAAACAAGTTCACGGACTCGGCTTTGTTTCCAATGCCGCCTGACTATGAAACGCAGCTCTGGGAGCGCCATCTTTTCCACTGTGTCCCC ATTCCAGGACAGAATTCATGGACGGTGGAGTTGTCCCCCTCTCCAACAGTTAGAGATATGTTAGGCTGCTGTACATCCCAACATGGTGAAAAACGTAGGAGGGAGGAAGATGCTGATGGCGTGGATTTAAAT TGTTCAGATCATGGGGACCAGACCTCACCATCATCCAGTAAAAAGCAG AAGGAAGATGAGTATGTGTGCCATCCATCCCATTCTTCAGAAGAATTGGTAAATCATGTTTGTGTGTTGCAGCAAAGTAATGTTGTCCACTTTGATACAAGTTCCCTTTCATGTTTAGTGAAG GTCTATGATATGCCAGAGAGTCATATAAAATTGAATGACGTCCTTGAGTTTATCGGCATCTACACATTTGATCCTGACCTTGTTATTCATAAAGATGATTCTGATGATCTAATGGATGACCTCATGGAAGATGTGATGGTCCATCTACCTCCCAGTAAG GTACCACGCATTCATTGTTTGGTATGTCGAAAGCTGGCTGTCCAAGATTTTCTTTCCAATTATCATGTCATTGAG CCTTTACCTGGTATTGTGAAAGGGATTCGGGAATCATTGCTCGGGCATCTTTCTATGGTTTTAGGCAATGATGGATTAGCAGCACAATGTGTTTTGTTGCATCTTCTTTCAAGA CTTCGTGCTCGAGTTGATGTGGTCACAGTGGGCAAGCTGTCACTTAACCTAACAAGTTTTACTAGAGAAAGTGCATCAATTTTTGGGAATCAACTCACTGCTGCAATACAAATGCTTTTGCCTTTCACACATGCTATTCCTCTCACAGTGGAGTACCTCAACACTGCAACACTTAAACCCAGAAAAAATAATCAGACAGGAAG GTTGGTGGCTGGAGTCTTGCAGCTAGCAGAAGGTACCCACTTGACACTTGATGAGACTCATATGCAGGCTGGAGTGCTTGATTCTAATGGTGTCGagaatacaaggttgctcaagcATTTAATGGAGTGGCAAATG GTTGAATACGACTTTGAATACTACAAGTTGGAAATGGCTGCTGATGTTCAATTACTTATCCTGTCTGAGGGAAAGTCCAATATTTTGCCAGCTGACTTGGTTCTACCTTTTCGTCCTACTGCTGTTGCCACTGCTGTGAATCCAAGTGCCGAGGACCTTCAAGCTTGGAGATGGTACTTGGCCACTTTAAAGTCCCTCCCTCACTCCAGTGAACCAGAAATGCATCAG cTGTTGCAAGATGAATTGGTTTCTGCCATGCGAGAAGATCGGGGTTTGGGCTGCACAGATCTCAACAG ATTGCTGACAATGGCCCAACTAATGTCTGCAAGCTTTGGTGAAAAGGCTCTCTCCTTGGAGCATTGGCAAATGGTGAAGGAATTGGAGAGGCTTAGAAAGGAAAGGCTCAAGCAAACCGGTTTGTCTAACCAACAGCAGTAA
- the LOC105045086 gene encoding EPIDERMAL PATTERNING FACTOR-like protein 6, translating into MDLRRGRVRGGSVSKVALLLCVCLCFFSVCALLSGTSSVRASVEIRNTRIDSFKQGEWRRRDAEAAAAGPRRNLGGPGSYPPRCASKCGKCTPCRPVHVPVPPGTPVTTEYYPEAWRCKCGNRLYMP; encoded by the exons ATGGATCTAAGGAGAGGAAGGGTGAGAGGAGGATCAGTCTCCAAAGTGGCTCTTTTACTCTGTGTTTGCCTCTGTTTCTTCTCTGTTTGTGCTCTGCTCTCAGGAACCAGCAGTGTGAGGGCTTCTGTAG AAATTAGAAACACGAGAATAGATTCATTTAAGCAG GGGGAGTGGAGGAGGCGCGACGCGGAAGCGGCGGCGGCGGGGCCGCGGAGGAATCTGGGCGGACCGGGGTCGTATCCTCCGCGGTGCGCGTCCAAATGCGGTAAGTGTACCCCGTGCCGGCCGGTACACGTGCCGGTCCCGCCGGGCACGCCTGTGACGACGGAGTACTACCCGGAGGCTTGGCGATGCAAGTGTGGCAACCGGCTCTACATGCCGTGA
- the LOC105044802 gene encoding probable potassium transporter 9 → MDPELGRSLRPKKDSWKAILLLAYQSLGVVYGDLSISPLYVYKSTFAEDIKHSETNEEIFGVLSFVFWTLTLVPLFKYVFIVLRADDNGQGGTFALYSLICRHANVSLLPNRQVADEELSTYKLESPPETNNKSRVKIWLERHKNLHTALLVVVMLGTCMVIGDGVLTPAISVFSAVSGLEIAMSKGHHEFAVVPITCFILICLFALQHYGTHRIGFLFAPIVLTWLLCISALGIYNIVYWNPHVYKALSPYYMFKFLKKTKKGGWMSLGGILLCVTGSEAMFADLGHFSYTAIQIAFTLLVYPALILAYMGQAAYLSRHHKIYTSYQIGFYVSVPESVRWPVLGIAILASVVGSQAIISGTFSIINQSQSLGCFPRVKVVHTSDKIHGQIYIPEINWMLMVLCITVAVGFRNTKHMGNASGLAVITVMLVTTCLTSLVMILCWHKPPLLALAFLFFFGSIEVLYFSASLIKFLEGAWVPILLAFFLMTVMIVWRYTTIKKYEFDLHNKVSLEWLLALGSNLGIARVPGIGLVYTDLISGIPANFSRFVTNLPAFHRILVFVCVKSVPVPFVPPVERYLVGRVGPPNHRSYRCIVRYGYRDVHQDIDSFESQLVASLSDFIQLEASYGGLQSAESMDGGEYRLTVIGSNALTSPPKYEFEENIQPASVSLEFPGEGNAMELAPIGTRKKVRFFLEDDNSSELDKHVKEELEELCEAREAGTAFILGHSHVRAKPGSSIMKKVAIDFGYNFLRRNCRGPDVALRVPPASLLEVGMVYVL, encoded by the exons ATGGATCCTGAGTTAGGAAGAAGTTTGAGGCCAAAG AAGGATTCTTGGAAGGCCATCTTGCTTTTAGCATATCAGAGCCTAGGTGTGGTGTATGGGGATTTGAGTATATCCCCTTTGTAtgtatataagagcacctttgcGGAGGATATAAAGCATTCAGAGACAAACGAGGAGATTTTTGGTGTGCTTTCGTTTGTGTTCTGGACTCTTACCCTTGTCCCTCTCTTCAAGTATGTTTTCATAGTTCTTAGAGCTGATGACAATGGTCAGG GTGGTACTTTCGCCCTATATTCTTTGATATGCAGGCATGCCAATGTAAGCCTTCTGCCTAACAGACAGGTTGCAGATGAAGAACTTTCCACTTACAAACTAGAAAGCCCTCCAGAAACTAATAATAAGTCAAGGGTGAAAATTTGGCTTGAGAGGCATAAGAACTTGCACACCGCCTTGCTAGTAGTGGTTATGCTTGGTACCTGTATGGTGATTGGGGATGGTGTACTCACTCCAGCTATATCAG TTTTTTCTGCAGTGTCAGGACTTGAGATAGCCATGTCCAAAGGCCACCATGAAT TTGCTGTGGTTCCGATAACTTGCTTCATATTAATATGTTTATTTGCACTCCAACACTATGGTACTCATCGGATTGGATTTCTATTTGCCCCAATTGTCCTGACTTGGCTACTCTGCATCAGTGCACTTGGCATCTATAATATTGTTTACTGGAACCCACATGTTTATAAGGCTCTTTCCCCGTATTACATGTTTAAGTTCCTGAAAAAGACGAAAAAAGGTGGCTGGATGTCCTTGGGTGGAATTTTACTGTGCGTAACAG GATCAGAGGCAATGTTTGCAGATCTCGGACACTTCTCATACACTGCAATTCAG ATTGCTTTCACTTTACTAGTTTATCCGGCGCTGATTTTGGCATACATGGGTCAAGCTGCTTATTTGTCAAGACATCATAAAATCTATACAAGTTACCAGATTGGCTTTTACGTTTCAGTTCCag AAAGTGTAAGGTGGCCTGTGCTTGGAATAGCAATACTAGCTTCTGTGGTGGGAAGCCAGGCAATCATCAGTGGAACATTCTCTATCATAAACCAGAGCCAATCACTTGGCTGCTTTCCAAGAGTCAAAGTAGTGCATACCTCGGACAAAATTCATGGGCAGATCTACATCCCAGAGATAAATTGGATGCTCATGGTCCTCTGCATCACAGTTGCTGTTGGATTTAGAAACACAAAACACATGGGCAATGCATCTG GACTGGCAGTGATCACAGTGATGTTGGTTACTACATGCCTCACTTCTCTAGTCATGATCCTTTGTTGGCATAAGCCCCCACTCCTGGCCCtcgcttttcttttcttctttggcTCAATTGAGGTCCTCTATTTTTCTGCCTCCCTCATCAAATTTCTCGAGGGTGCCTGGGTTCCCATCCTCCTTGCTTTCTTCCTCATGACTGTCATGATTGTTTGGCGCTACACCACAATCAAGAAATATGAATTTGACTTGCACAACAAGGTTTCCTTAGAATGGCTCCTTGCACTTGGTAGCAATCTTGGTATTGCCCGTGTTCCTGGCATTGGCCTTGTGTACACGGATCTCATCTCTGGCATACCTGCTAACTTCTCCCGCTTCGTCACCAACCTTCCAGCGTTCCACCGCATCCTAGTTTTTGTCTGTGTTAAATCTGTTCCTGTCCCTTTCGTGCCTCCTGTTGAAAGATACCTTGTGGGTCGTGTTGGACCACCAAACCACCGGTCATACCGATGCATTGTTCGATATGGTTACCGTGATGTCCACCAGGACATCGACTCTTTTGAATCTCAGCTTGTTGCTAGTTTATCTGACTTCATCCAGTTGGAAGCATCATATGGTGGCCTGCAGTCTGCTGAGTCAATGGATGGGGGTGAATACAGACTCACTGTTATTGGGAGCAATGCACTCACAAGTCCTCCCAAATATGAATTCGAGGAAAACATCCAACCAGCAAGCGTGTCACTTGAGTTCCCTGGTGAGGGGAATGCAATGGAATTGGCACCTATTGGTACAAGGAAGAAGGTTCGCTTCTTTCTAGAAGATGACAATAGCTCAGAATTGGATAAGCATGTAAAAGAAGAGCTTGAGGAGCTATGCGAGGCACGTGAAGCCGGGACTGCATTCATACTGGGGCATTCACATGTGCGAGCAAAGCCAGGGTCATCTATCATGAAGAAGGTGGCAATTGATTTTGGATACAACTTCCTGAGAAGGAATTGCCGGGGCCCAGACGTTGCGCTGCGGGTGCCTCCAGCATCACTGCTTGAAGTTGGGATGGTGTATGTATTGTGA